The following nucleotide sequence is from Trifolium pratense cultivar HEN17-A07 linkage group LG2, ARS_RC_1.1, whole genome shotgun sequence.
atagacattttaaaagtggtaagaaatctcaattgaataccaacagattttgttggctgaaaaaaaatcttgattgtctTAAATTtgacttttataaaaatattgattgaataccactaaatttttttaacataaaaaaatcttttaaaattttttgaaatctTAATTCAATACACACCTTAGCGGGCTTTTCTAGGAATCCCAATCATCATGCAATAGTTGGTTAtagtaaaattgtaaaaagttCATCCCATCCCATCCCATCCCATCCCATCCCATCCATACCACGTTTCGTTTCTCTCTCATAGATAGTTCACTCACTGCTCACTCTCTCACACAAATGGCGGCTCACTCTCTCACATACATGGCGGAATCAGGTGATGGTCAGAACGCCGGCGGCTCCGGTATATTTCCCCCCTCGACTTTACACATTCAAGAATCCAAGGTGCACACTGCCATGTCTTTCTACGCATCAGTCTTTGATGCCATTGACCTTGGTCAAACTCATGATCCAAGGGGAGTGCTCGCAAGAAAATTCACCTTGCTGAATGGAGCCAAATCCATTTACATAGTTGCAGTGGAAGAGGACGCTGATTCGTGAGTATCTTACTCttttatgtttcatttttttcctttttgttgttgctgttgtATCATCTTTGTTTGGATCAGATCTAGATCTAGAATCTGTTGCGTTcctgtttgtttgtttgtttgtttgtttgttttaatatCTCTATTTGATTGGATCTGTTATAAccttattgattttttttttttttactttatgttATATTTGATCTGGAAACACGTTTTCATCTATATTTTGATTGGATTAGAGTTCTTTGATgctataatttttgttgttagttctcgtattttattttgacacatTTTTTATGCTGTGTTGCTTACTTGCTTATGCTGTAATCCTTGTTGGAAACACGATTTTCATCTatattttgtttggattgagtTCTTTGATGCTATAATTTTGTTGTTAGTTTGTTTTTGACACATTTTTCATGCTGTGTTGCTTATGCTGTAATCCTTGTTTTGATTGTAATTGTATATCTAGACACACTGCTTTGCATTTTTAATCTCTCCTTTTGTAGTTCATGCATCACTTATGGAACTACTGCTGCTGGAAGCCAAGTGCATTTGGCTGGGAATCCTCACGGGATGATGGTTGCTGCCACCGATGGTATCCGTGGCATTGCTGAAAAGGCCGAACAAAATGGTGGAAAGGTAAAGTTTGGGAAAGTTCTCAAGAGCGCCGAGGAAAAGGTGTACACTGTGTTGACCGATCCAATCGGTTTCCTTTGGTGTATCAACCCTCAGTGATACTATTGGATTGGTTAACATTGTCTCTGTTAAGGTGTGTTTTTGTTTGGTGCTGTAGGTGTTTTTTTTGTCTGTTATTGTTTAGTTTCCCACGTCAAACAAATGAACTTAGTGTTTACTATGGTAGCTGTGGAGTTGTATGAACTTTGTTTATGTGTTTACTATGGTAGTATGGTTGTATGAACTGGTGTATGGAATGAAACATGACAAATTAGTTCACTTGTGTGTACGGggtaatataaacaaatataatttttgttgttgaagcCCAACTTAAGTTGGATATggatattgtacaaaaaaataggAATCTGATGTCCACAGGGTTTGATGGTGTCTTTATATTTCTGCTGTATTGTAATTTGGCTTTGGTGCTCTAGGTGTTATCGGTTCTAGTTTGTGGGAGGACTGCTGTGTTGGTCTGCTATAGTCTGTGTTTTTTTGTGTGGTAGAGTGCAGTAGGTGATTCTGTCTAGCTTTTGTTGTTTTCAGTGTAGTGATTATAGTTTGCAGGCTGTTATTGTTGTTTTCCTGTGTCTTTCTTTAGTTTTGTTTTGCTGTCGTGTTGCGTTTCTGCTTTGGTTAGTATAGATGTGGCTAGTTAGCTTTGGTGGTTTCTGGTTTAACAGGCGTGTTTGTTTTTCTGTTCAAGTGCTTCTATTCCAGTTTTCTTGATTTGGTTTTTAGGGGTATTGGCGATTTTGGTGTAAGTCTGGGTGGAGTTTTTTGCTTTATGGTGTTGATATGCATCTCTTTTAGTTCTGTCAATTTTTACTCCTTAAATAATGCAGACATGATTTAAACTTTTCAAAGTTTTCATAAAACAGTAGATGAAAAGGATGCAAATACATACCTCTAATCACAATGAACGTAGAATTCCTCTCATATTAACCCTTTGATTTGAAATTTAGCTTAGTTGaagttcaatttatttttacacaCATTGCATTGATTTTATGCTTTGAAATCAGTAATGAAGACCGAACTAAATAACATGCCTATTTgtgataaaaacaaaatttaattaactaaatgtAAGATAGTTTAGCAACTTATAATCCAAAACCATAGGCTTTAATTGCGAGTTTAGAGAGGGAAAGACTTTAAGAATATTATAGAGAATAGAGAatgattaataattaatatattttaaaatctaaGAATATTATCACAAATTAGATTAAATTTGAAGATTTACGCAAACCCTGTAAAATCCTCTCACTCTAATACAACTTATGAGCTCCATCAAACTTCTTCCCTCACAAACTCCTCTATTGCTTCCacttgtttctttcttttttcaaaacCCTCCCCTCTCCTCCAAACTTGCAAACAAAGCCTAATCTTTTAGCCAATCATATCACACTATTAGACTCTTGTTAGGAGTCCCTCATCGAGTATATAAAAGTGCTCAACGTGGCACTTAAGTCATGAGACTCTCCCACCTATTGGACtagttttttgggttggattctCCTCATATGCTTAAGTCCTAACAAGTCTCCTTACCAATAGAAGCCCTCTAATATACTCCAAATTCTTTCCATTTTCCCTTCCTAACccactaaattttatttattactcGACCAATAAGATTACACTCATGAACATCACAGTGGTGGCAGCTTAACAAGTATGTAGAGCCATGTATTTAGTTTTTTCTGATAATACTTTCACCCTAAAACCATATTCCTGCCCAATGACTCATACCAGACTCCACTAAATCTGCATTTAAGGCACATCCATTTAACTTCCAACGAGCTGTGCTATATTGTACTGTTTACTAAAATGCAAAGTGTAGAATAACAATACCAACGTAGTGTCCTTAATAAAGAATCCCACGTATTTAATTAGTGTGCTATATTGTGCTGTTTACTAAAATGCAGTGTACAATAACAATACCAACGCAGTGTCCTTAATAAAGAATTCCACGTAGTTAATTAGTGTTCTGATTGATAAAGGAGTGCATGACCGCTGATATGCATGTTTGAAATAggtttgactttattttgtttttgtattatTACTGTCATAGATGAAAGAGTGGCTTTTGAGTCCTATCTACTCTGATCCATACCGTTCACCCTTTAGGGATGCGTTTGATTCGCAACACAGTATGTACTGGACATAACAGTACAAGATAGGATAAAACTATactggagagagagagagagagagataaaatgagtatttttgtattttttttaagttgtactatgaacaaaaagttgtcctaTATGTTCAGTGAGGGACACAGATTGCTGTTTTTGTGTTGTCCCATGGTACTTTGTGTCGAGTACCATAACCAGTTTATAAATCAAACATGGTATAACAAAAATTGTCCAGTCCCCTGTCTTTtagatattttctttctaaatCTGATAGGTTTGTACATATTCCACTTtttatttatgcataaaaaatgttatttaaccTTCCTGTATTTATCTTCTATTAATAGGTGAGGGAATCAACAAAGAAAGAAAGCTTCATGACAGTCACGACTCGAGTGTAGCATATACACTGCAAGGCTCAACGAAGCCATCAACATTTAGTCAAACTCTGACCTGCTGGATGAAGGCATGATGATCCTAATGCCATgcattgaaaaaaatgattgcCCATGATACTTCCGGAAATTGCGTTAACACAACAGCGTAGGGGATTCAGCTCAAATTGCGTTAACACAACAGGTAAGGGGATTCAGCTCCTCCTTTTTTTGTCTTTTCCTTTCTCTTTTGTTAATTGCTACTATCTCCCATTTTTTTTAGATGCATTGAATAACTTATATTTgcctaaaccaaaaaaaaaaacaacttatatttcgtctataatatagattcaatatatcacttttttttttttgtcaagaatgtttaagttatttaataagtctaaaaagtgaattgttATTTATAAAAAGAATCGGAGGGAggatttgttttttcttcttttgttggtCAAAACTTTGTTTGGCCAAATATATCTAGAGGTTTTTACTCTTTAAGTTTTGCGTTTGTAACCGATAAATCTTGAAGTTTTTTAGGTGACAAGTCCATTAATTTTCTAATTTATTGCATTGTTGCCCTTCAAGTTATTCTGTTACAAAAACGCTAAAGTAACTTAGTGAAGTGGTAGTGAACGTCGCGTTTTGGCTTCCAAATAACAAGGCGCAATGTTCAATACTATCTCACTAAGTTAACAGTTATGTCAGCGTTTTTATAACGAAGGTTAAAGAGTAACGGTACAataaattagaaacttaaaagGACCTACTATTTGTTACCTAAAACTCTAAAGCACCTATCTATTACAAACACAAAACTTAAAGAATACCTCGATATATTTtgccttattttttttctattgaaaTGTCAAATATCAAGCTCCATGGTATCGGATATTGGCAAAAGCTTTATGGTATTTTCTGTGAATGAAACAACCAACAATTTTTCTGATGAAAACACAGATTTATTTCTtttccattattattattattattattattattattattagtattattattattattattattattatcatttccCCTATGCATTTTGGGTCATTTTCTGAtactcttttttgttttatctGGTCTCCATTTCGATTCTCATTTGGATCTGAACTCATTTGGTGATTCATGTCTGAGGTAATATTTTTTCCTTAAACCACTATAGATCTCTTTGTAGAAAATACGGtggttttaatttatttctaatGAATATCAAGTATAAGtaacaatagtttttttttttataaaacaatgGTTTGCgtagttttaaaataaataaatttgataaacAATACTCcctctatttcttttttttgataTATACTCCCTCTATTTCTAATTATAGGatacttttataaataaaatcttgCCCTTAAATATAAAGACTGCTTAGATGTATTTATTACTCCCTTTTCAAATATattctttattaattaattaatatcaccAATTtgcattaaaatattaaaaatcatcaataaagaTATTTAATACGGAGTACAAAGATAATTTAATAATAGTTATACACATTTCAGACAAGTTTATTACTCCAACAACTTTTCTTAATACCTACAATTTTTGGTAAAGGTTCTTATAAAAAAGTTCGGCAGAATACAATTCAAGACaacaatttgtttaaattttttttggaatagttacacatatttttctatttatagGTTCGTAATGATAAGGACACAAAACAATCTTTTAAGATATTGTACTGCCTTGTATGTTTTTTAttggacaaaatattattttgataaatttaaataacttgTATTTAGaataataagttgtttttctgTGATTTTGTGGGACAATAATTTcaatgtttgtcaaaaaaaagtaatttcaaTGTTTGTCCAGTTTTTTCACCCCAATTTATCTATTGTTAAGAATACTCCCTCTAattctaattataaaaaaacatttattttttggatacatttatttttttggatacatttaaatacatcaaaatttcGATGTATCTAAAACTAAATAGGATGCAACTAGAGTTGTTATGTCAAATCACATACTACTATTTTTTAGCAAATAAAAGCACTCAAGTTAGACTTGAAGAGAATAGATCTACTGCCGATAATTCAGCTAGAAACTTgacattatattattataatgacCCTATAGAGATGCGCATAGTTGCTCACGATGGATcatctctaaatttttttttaaacaatggATCATCTCTAATTGCTCCTTAATCATACACATAAATATTCTTCCTCCGGTTctaattactctctctctttcATTTTATAAGAACTAGTATCCAGTGCCAAGCACGGGCAAATATGCGATTGTAGATttattgacttataaataatatattttaatttaaactgaaaattataattataattggtAATGGAATAATTAATGAcaactatataaatatttagaatcttgtataatttaataattaaaataacatgctgtgataaaaaattaactgtAAAATTTATGTAGAGTGTCATAGATTTTCTTAGGGAAGATTCATatagttcatattttttttatcaaattaaaaatgtatcaTAGTTGTTTCTATTATTCTCCACTAAAGAATTATAAAGTTGATGAAAATAATTTCTCTATGGGATATATGGAAGAGACTTTGAGGTTTCATAAAAAGATTTTGAAGTTGATAtgaattacaaaaagaaaaaaaatggttgtGTATCAATATTTGAGTAGAAATATAGACtacaatataaataacaaaaaaaaatcgattttcatattaatatttaaACAGAAATATAGATTTCcgttgaaattaaaaaaattcatccgTAGAACGATATTAACTCAatatctctttcttttttttattttgtacacAACACCCCTTTTAAGATAACTTTAAATACAAtcgtgtgtgtatatatatatatatatatatatatatatatatatatatatatataactgaaGGAATACAATCGTATATTTGTTTGTGTTACATCCTAATATtgatatattaaataataattttcctCTAAAAAGATCACATTATAAaaactttaataatttatttatttcatgcTATACAATCGGTaaatcaacaattcatgaatggaAATTCCAAATATTAATGCATACTATTTATATTGTAAATCATTCAAAACAATTCATTgagttttcttttaattttcattGGTTTCTAATCttgattttaatattattcAAACGAAGAATACTATTATCGATATATAACCTTTGCATTTTTAATTGCTCCTTAATCATACACataaatatactccctccggttctaattactccatccgttccattttataagaatttatttgACTAAATGCATTATTCATGTATCttattttgactatatttttttaataatatatagaggtaaatattatcatataaaatcttgtttgatttgttttgatgagtattttcaaaatatcaagcttttataatttttactaatagacaattaaagatattagtgatcaaaattgtacatTGACATATGTGCAGTGGTCAACTaggtcttatattttgggacggagagagtataataatagaataatcattttttagatacattgaaagtttaatgtatctagtctatatatatatatatatatatatatatatatatatatatatatatgggggctgctaatttagacccagttgggtctaaattagcaaggtgcaccttttgagttggacaaaaataccctttcttttttaaaaaaaaaaaaaaaaaaacatattggcgctgatccagtgtcgcgcgcctaccgcaggaccaccgttacagaccgttgatttccatcagacggccaagagatgatctaatcatggctgtcggatcaatcagacagtccaaatcatccatctccatgataagccagcgcgtgcaccacactagatctacgcctggagagagaaaatttcattttaaaaaagcaggacacgtgtcaactgctgggtggttggcgtgttttttttttcatttaatactttaaactcaattatttcgttataaattaattttttatttttttatttttataccaaaattcataatttttttttgtttacaaatagagacttggttcgtttgatttggacacaaaaaaaaaaactcaatttttcactacctttaattatctttatataatactgtgaaaccatttagctggtagaatggtttcacagtataactctctgaaaccattttactggtagaatggtttcagtgagtaatttcttaattgtttgcttctgaaaccattctgaaaccatttagctggtacaatggtttcagagcgttgtactttgaaaccatttcactgatagaatggtttcaggggagttgatttttaattgtttgcttctgaaaccattttactgctagaatggtttcacagtataactctctgaaaccattcttccagctaaatggtttcagaagcaaacaatagtttttaattaccgttttatctcatttaattaacgaaaaatagtttcaggtctcaaaaaatttcataaaatataccaaaagttccagaatattatctaatattttattagaaacaaataaaaaaacaattggtttcagagtacaaatctatgaaattattattattatttgttaaatggttttaaataatcagcggaatttgtgaaaataatttcatgacttgaactagggagagtgaggtacacaagagggttctaaataattcatagtactttacataaaattttggaaattttttatggaattataatatttttaattacctttttactcatttaattaactaaaaatagtttcaggtctccaaaaatttcataaaatataccaaaatttccagaatattatctactattttattatgaaaaactaaaaaacaaatagagcctccctgaggccgcacgcgcccccacgcgccgccggtgagagtgggcgtgggcgacgcgcactgttcatcgtcccctCCACCCGTTTTacgcagaaacgggtcgtgcgacccggttttttacccggttcgatctccctcaatactcaacgaaactcgacgttccttatatggattttgatcgtttttcaattttacaaaggtttccggtattagtttttgaaatcggtgttcgattcgcacgtaaaatgaggtcgaaatttggaagaaatttaaaaaatgtaatagttgttgttgttgcatggGGGGCGCGAGAAGACATGGGGGCGAGCTATTTTATGATGCAccttgctctattgtttcaaaaaaaaaaaaatgggtatttttttccaactcaaaaggtgcaccttgctaacttagacctaactagggtctaagttagaaaacccctatatatatatatattattattatagtctagatacatcaaactttgaatgtatttaaaaagtcaattttttcttataattaggactagAGGGATAGAATATCTCTCATCTTAAAtttcctatattttttatatttatactgttgtctaggttgtttttggTCTTTTCCACACATAATATATTGTCttgtattaaaatttgtactgtACTAAATATAAG
It contains:
- the LOC123910586 gene encoding uncharacterized protein LOC123910586 produces the protein MAAHSLTYMAESGDGQNAGGSGIFPPSTLHIQESKVHTAMSFYASVFDAIDLGQTHDPRGVLARKFTLLNGAKSIYIVAVEEDADSSCITYGTTAAGSQVHLAGNPHGMMVAATDGIRGIAEKAEQNGGKVKFGKVLKSAEEKVYTVLTDPIGFLWCINPQ